One segment of Gemmatimonadota bacterium DNA contains the following:
- a CDS encoding HAD family hydrolase — MTWTRDRALALMHEYTPSDALRKHMYAVEAAMRAMAVRGGEDPDAWGLVGLLHDFDYERYPNAARSAMEEHPSEGVRLLASQGLPEPMQRAILGHAGYTGVPRDTPMARALFAVDELCGFLVACALVRPSRSLQDLEVASVRKKLKDKAFARGVSREDVLQGATELGVPLEELIAFVLEALRPIERELGLGTG, encoded by the coding sequence ATGACTTGGACCCGCGATCGCGCCCTGGCGCTCATGCACGAGTACACCCCGTCCGACGCCCTCCGGAAGCACATGTACGCCGTCGAGGCGGCCATGCGGGCCATGGCGGTTCGCGGGGGGGAGGATCCCGACGCCTGGGGACTGGTGGGGCTGCTGCACGACTTTGACTATGAGCGCTATCCCAACGCCGCCCGCTCCGCCATGGAGGAACATCCCTCCGAAGGCGTGCGGCTCCTTGCGTCGCAGGGCCTCCCTGAGCCGATGCAGCGGGCCATCCTTGGCCATGCGGGCTATACCGGGGTGCCCCGCGACACGCCCATGGCGCGCGCGCTCTTTGCGGTAGACGAACTCTGCGGATTCCTGGTGGCGTGCGCCCTGGTCCGCCCGTCGCGGAGCCTGCAGGACCTCGAGGTGGCCAGTGTCCGGAAGAAGCTCAAGGACAAGGCCTTTGCCCGCGGCGTGAGCCGCGAGGACGTGCTGCAGGGCGCCACCGAGCTCGGCGTGCCGCTCGAGGAACTCATCGCCTTCGTGCTCGAGGCCCTGCGCCCCATCGAGCGCGAGCTGGGGCTGGGCACGGGATGA
- a CDS encoding phosphatidylserine/phosphatidylglycerophosphate/cardiolipin synthase family protein yields MTGPAERPTRISTTSRPATQRAIDRAAAARPIPGNRVALLQDGPAAYGAMLALIEGATRFIHFENYIIRDDATGWRFAEALAARARTGLPVRVLYDWLGSIGTGRAYWRFLRQAGCEVRCFGTPSLIRPLRLIARDHRKLVVADGVRAVVGGLCIGDEWAGDPARGIPPWRDTAVLIEGPASHALDLAFARVWARAGLPLPEEEHAAEAPAMGDAAVRIVVGEPGKQRAYRVLEYLTAGCRRRLWIVDAYLVPPARLFEVMALAERDGVDIRLLVPGASDVPLVRNLTRLGYRDILRAGLRIFEWDGPMIHAKTMVADGRWVRVGTSNLNASSLVGNYELDVVIEDPALARAMEQQFRRDIAQSSEVVRQVRRGPAALRGVMPSRLARRGERGVAGRRRGRREFRARTVVAARRLVSGAFRSLVGPGILALAVLGVLFVGLPTVMSYVFGGICLWFAAVLGVQAWGRRGGWG; encoded by the coding sequence ATGACCGGGCCGGCGGAGCGGCCGACCCGGATCTCGACCACGAGCCGGCCGGCGACGCAGCGGGCCATCGACCGCGCGGCCGCCGCCCGGCCCATCCCGGGGAACCGGGTGGCCCTGCTGCAGGACGGGCCCGCCGCCTACGGCGCCATGCTCGCGCTGATCGAGGGCGCCACCCGGTTCATCCACTTCGAGAACTACATCATCCGCGACGACGCCACCGGCTGGCGTTTCGCGGAGGCCCTCGCCGCCCGCGCCCGCACCGGCCTCCCGGTGCGGGTGCTGTACGACTGGCTCGGCTCCATCGGCACCGGCCGGGCCTACTGGCGCTTCCTCCGCCAGGCCGGCTGCGAGGTGCGCTGCTTCGGGACACCCTCCCTGATCCGCCCCCTCCGCCTCATCGCGCGCGACCACCGGAAGCTGGTGGTGGCCGATGGCGTCCGCGCCGTGGTCGGGGGACTCTGCATCGGTGATGAATGGGCCGGCGATCCGGCCCGCGGCATCCCGCCCTGGCGCGACACCGCCGTGCTCATCGAGGGACCCGCCAGCCACGCACTCGACCTGGCGTTTGCGCGGGTCTGGGCCCGCGCCGGGCTGCCGCTCCCGGAGGAGGAGCACGCCGCCGAGGCGCCCGCCATGGGCGATGCGGCGGTGCGGATCGTGGTGGGGGAACCGGGCAAGCAGCGCGCCTACCGGGTGCTCGAGTACCTGACCGCCGGGTGCCGCCGCCGGCTGTGGATCGTCGATGCCTACCTGGTGCCGCCCGCCCGGCTGTTCGAGGTAATGGCGCTCGCCGAGCGCGACGGCGTGGACATCCGGCTGCTGGTGCCCGGCGCCAGCGACGTCCCGCTGGTGCGGAACCTCACCCGGCTCGGCTACCGCGACATCCTCCGCGCGGGGCTGCGGATCTTCGAGTGGGACGGGCCCATGATCCACGCCAAGACCATGGTGGCGGACGGCCGGTGGGTGCGCGTGGGCACCAGCAACCTGAACGCGTCGAGCCTGGTGGGGAACTACGAACTCGACGTGGTCATCGAGGACCCGGCGCTCGCCCGCGCCATGGAACAGCAGTTCCGGCGCGACATCGCCCAGAGCAGCGAGGTGGTGCGGCAGGTGCGCCGCGGGCCGGCGGCGCTGCGCGGCGTGATGCCGAGCCGCCTGGCCCGGCGCGGGGAGCGGGGCGTGGCCGGGCGGCGGCGAGGCCGGCGGGAGTTCCGGGCCCGCACGGTGGTGGCCGCCCGCCGGCTGGTCAGCGGCGCGTTCCGGTCGCTCGTCGGCCCCGGCATCCTGGCGCTCGCCGTCCTCGGCGTGCTCTTCGTGGGGCTGCCGACGGTGATGAGTTACGTCTTCGGGGGGATCTGCCTCTGGTTTGCGGCGGTGCTCGGGGTCCAGGCCTGGGGACGCCGCGGCGGGTGGGGATGA
- a CDS encoding tetratricopeptide repeat protein, producing MTAHPHEVPDEVAAAERELRQGLLRPARERLLAAMPALERGDAAIYRRAVNMLGAAHFELGELPEASAAFARALDLASQAADPLVLARACNNLGMIANLTGRREEALTQYQLAIPAYQRIGSTAGLAETCHNLAIAYRDLGQYDPADRYERRAIGYAREAGNQRLLAMAHVGRGDLSLRRGEAVVAEAGARLGAEQYAAIPDYLGEADALRLAGAARTALGQVTAARAALDRAVGLAREYGSPLIEAEALEARARLGAVERRWAEAGADVAAALGLLERLGATEEHAAVARWYEEARARA from the coding sequence ATGACCGCCCATCCCCACGAGGTGCCGGACGAAGTCGCCGCGGCGGAGCGCGAGCTCCGCCAGGGGCTGCTGCGGCCCGCCCGCGAACGCCTCCTCGCCGCGATGCCGGCACTGGAGCGGGGGGATGCGGCCATCTACCGGCGGGCGGTGAACATGCTGGGGGCCGCCCACTTCGAGCTGGGCGAGCTGCCGGAGGCGAGTGCCGCCTTCGCGCGGGCGCTGGACCTCGCGAGCCAGGCGGCCGATCCGCTGGTGCTGGCGCGGGCCTGCAACAACCTCGGCATGATCGCCAACCTCACCGGGCGGCGGGAGGAGGCGCTCACCCAGTACCAGCTGGCGATTCCCGCCTACCAGCGCATCGGCAGCACCGCCGGCCTCGCCGAGACCTGCCACAACCTGGCCATTGCCTACCGGGACCTGGGACAGTACGACCCCGCCGACCGCTATGAGCGGCGCGCCATCGGGTACGCCCGCGAGGCGGGGAACCAGCGGCTGCTGGCCATGGCCCACGTGGGCCGGGGCGACCTGTCGCTGCGCCGGGGCGAGGCGGTGGTGGCGGAAGCCGGGGCCCGGCTCGGGGCCGAGCAGTACGCGGCCATCCCCGACTACCTTGGCGAGGCCGATGCGCTGCGGCTCGCGGGCGCCGCGCGGACCGCGCTGGGGCAGGTGACCGCCGCGCGTGCCGCGCTGGATCGTGCCGTGGGCCTGGCCCGGGAGTACGGCAGCCCGCTCATCGAGGCGGAGGCGCTCGAGGCCCGGGCGCGGCTGGGTGCTGTCGAGCGGCGCTGGGCGGAGGCGGGCGCGGATGTGGCGGCGGCGCTCGGGCTGCTGGAGCGGCTGGGCGCTACCGAGGAGCACGCGGCCGTGGCCCGCTGGTACGAGGAGGCGCGCGCGCGGGCCTAG